The following proteins are encoded in a genomic region of Oceanibaculum nanhaiense:
- a CDS encoding amino acid ABC transporter permease, which yields MGTILETLIVWTPALAEGFLMNIIISIGAMSIGTVLGMLVGLGRNSTRQWLRRSCWGVTQFLRNTPSLVLLFYLAYMLPYEIHVAGMTIPLPGWLKAVVGLSMPVIGFMSDNVYGAVRNIHADQWDAAAALPLSRYQTMSSVILPQATPMLLPPWMSYFAVIVMASSTASMVGVKEILSSATVAMESVSDPALIIPMYFYVLCWFFVFCYPFSHITRWLEKRQWR from the coding sequence ATGGGCACGATTCTGGAAACCCTGATCGTCTGGACGCCGGCGCTGGCCGAAGGCTTCCTGATGAACATCATCATCAGCATCGGTGCGATGAGTATCGGCACCGTGCTGGGCATGCTGGTCGGGCTGGGCCGCAACTCGACGCGGCAATGGCTGCGCCGCTCCTGCTGGGGTGTGACGCAATTCCTGCGCAACACGCCGTCGCTGGTGCTGCTGTTCTATCTCGCCTACATGCTGCCCTATGAGATTCATGTGGCCGGCATGACGATCCCGCTGCCGGGCTGGCTGAAGGCGGTGGTCGGGCTGTCGATGCCGGTGATCGGCTTCATGTCGGACAATGTCTATGGCGCCGTGCGCAACATCCACGCCGATCAATGGGACGCGGCGGCGGCGCTGCCGCTCAGCCGCTACCAGACGATGAGTTCGGTGATCCTGCCGCAGGCGACGCCGATGCTGCTGCCACCCTGGATGAGCTATTTCGCGGTCATCGTCATGGCCTCCTCCACGGCCTCCATGGTGGGGGTGAAGGAGATATTGTCGAGCGCCACCGTGGCGATGGAATCGGTCAGCGATCCGGCGCTGATCATCCCGATGTATTTCTACGTGCTGTGCTGGTTCTTCGTATTCTGCTACCCGTTCTCGCACATCACGCGCTGGCTCGAGAAACGGCAGTGGCGTTAG